From a single Lolium rigidum isolate FL_2022 chromosome 7, APGP_CSIRO_Lrig_0.1, whole genome shotgun sequence genomic region:
- the LOC124677472 gene encoding uncharacterized protein LOC124677472 — translation MWKAKRRGDHLTRSFHKSKRASKNESMLSGRFLQDSDQVVLSGLSDRPISYLSKIVASITLYKGNIMFFSCSGIAIERQGCHLTRFLTSASLARALNSNEDRDDWKIEVRPEGNEVYMGVMSAFDLDRNFVVVSVHGFLDVQVGSFQYALQIPPHGEILVAIGRAVSGEIIVKNVEFEGDPIVLKDDEDLDCRISEAWEGGPLASVDGKVVGINLFLTTRRAVFVPCGTILKHLKHYLTSQQKKAGLAQSKTTNVYRFGARPIGEESNSYSEVHENFLNQKQLDLEAMGYPKLPSSMSGAGMILANTFEETFGDIHGEGVWRKFSKKASNINRNVVALASFNGGKRFFACTGFFIEWNESTIILTSASLVRSSGDENKIADNLRIQVLLNSQCREGMLQHYNLHYNVALVSVKDYPTLRPSKTLLWWNRTFEVAAIGRCFKTGALMATTGDLVCWTGTLDCDFLATSTCKITKAGIGGPLVSLDGDVIGMNFYDKRIGTPFLGLSDIYRILALFETKSKPGEHLWKMDEDEKTKPNRWPVPMPRWCNEDEDKSDDDDEDTSDDDELGFDPKYGPVRYSYDKGMKVRLC, via the exons ATGTGGAAAGCTAAGAGGCGCGGTGATCATCTCACTAGAAGCTTTCATAAGAGCAAAAGAGCTTCCAAGAATGAATCAATGCTCTCAG GTCGCTTCCTTCAGGACTCTGATCAAGTTGTTTTGTCTGGGCTCAGTGATAGGCCAATATCATATTTGTCTAAAATTGTCGCCTCTATTACTTTGTACAAAG GAAACATAATGTTCTTTTCATGCTCTGGCATAGCTATCGAACGCCAGGGGTGCCACCTTACAAGGTTTCTGACTTCTGCGAGTTTGGCTAGAGCTCTCAATTCAAATGAAGACCGTGATGACTGGAAG ATTGAAGTGCGCCCTGAAGGCAATGAAGTGTATATGGGGGTGATGTCTGCTTTTGATTTAGATCGCAACTTTGTTGTTGTCAGTGTCCATGGGTTCCTTGATGTTCAGGTTGGATCTTTCCAATATGCACTGCAAATTCCACCCCATGGTGAGATATTAGTAGCTATAGGACGTGCTGTCTCTGGTGAAATAATAGTCAAGAATGTGGAATTTGAAGGTGATCCAATTGTATTGAAGGATGATGAAGATCTTGATTGTAGAATCTCGGAG GCTTGGGAAGGTGGGCCACTTGCTTCTGTTGATGGGAAGGTTGTTGGCATAAACCTTTTTCTGACGACTAGAAGAGCTGTTTTCGTACCATGTGGCACCATTCTCAAGCATCTGAAGCATTACTTGACATCCCAGCAAAAGAAGGCTGGTCTTGCACAGTCAAAAACTACGAATGTTTATAG GTTTGGAGCAAGACCCATAGGTGAGGAATCTAACAGCTATTCAGAAG TACATGAAAATTTTCTCAACCAGAAGCAGTTAGATCTAGAGGCCATGGGTTACCCGAAGTTACCATCCTCTATGTCAGGAG CTGGAATGATTCTGGCTAATACTTTTGAAGAGACTTTTGGCGACATACATGGTGAAGGTGTATGGAGAAAATTTAGTAAAAAAGCTTCTAACATAAATCGCAATGTTgtcgcactggcttcattcaatg GAGGAAAAAGATTTTTTGCATGCACCGGTTTTTTTATTGAATGGAATGAATCTACGATAATTTTGACATCAGCAAGCTTGGTTAGAAGTTCTGGTGATGAGAACAAGATTGCTGATAACTTAAGG ATTCAAGTGTTGCTTAACAGCCAATGCAGAGAAGGGATGTTACAGCATTATAATCTACATTACAACGTTGCTCTAGTCAGTGTCAAGGATTACCCTACTCTTCGTCCATCAAAAACTTTGCTTTGGTGGAACAGGACTTTTGAAGTAGCAGCTATAGGGCGTTGCTTCAAAACAGGAGCTTTAATGGCTACTACTGGGGATTTAGTTTGCTGGACAGGCACACTTGATTGCGATTTCCTCGCAACTTCCACGTGTAAAATCACAAAG GCTGGGATTGGAGGCCCTCTTGTTAGTCTTGATGGGGATGTTATTGGCATGAACTTCTATGATAAGAGAATAGGAACCCCTTTCCTGGGTTTGAGTGACATTTACAGAATTCTAGCTCTGTTTGAGACAAAAAG TAAACCTGGAGAACATCTCTGGAAAATGGATGAAGATGAAAAAACTAAGCCAAACAG GTGGCCTGTGCCCATGCCTCGCTGGTGCAATGAGGATGAGGATaaatctgatgatgatgatgaggatacaTCTGATGATGATGAGTTGGGCTTTGATCCCAAATATGGCCCCGTGAGATACAGTTACGATAAGGGAATGAAAGTCAGGCTCTGTTAG